The proteins below come from a single Chryseobacterium sp. MA9 genomic window:
- a CDS encoding RidA family protein → MKQIINTVNAPAAIGPYSQANMANGVLYISGQIPVDPATGKLVEGIEKETHQVMKNLEAILTEAGMTFKNVVKATIFLKSMDDFAVMNDIYASYLDSESYPARETVQVSCLPKNVDIEISMIAHQD, encoded by the coding sequence ATGAAACAAATAATCAACACAGTTAATGCACCTGCAGCTATCGGTCCTTATTCACAAGCTAATATGGCAAATGGAGTTTTGTATATCTCCGGACAGATTCCTGTAGATCCTGCAACTGGTAAATTGGTAGAAGGCATTGAAAAAGAAACACACCAGGTAATGAAAAACCTTGAAGCAATCCTTACTGAAGCCGGAATGACTTTCAAAAACGTTGTAAAAGCTACAATCTTCCTTAAGAGCATGGATGATTTTGCTGTAATGAATGATATCTATGCTTCTTACTTAGATTCAGAAAGCTATCCTGCCCGTGAAACAGTACAGGTTTCTTGCCTGCCTAAAAATGTGGATATCGAAATCTCTATGATCGCACATCAGGATTAA
- a CDS encoding putative LPS assembly protein LptD, translating into MAKTVLKNILQILIILIFNNFLAQKTPEKLPKNAVNDTISKKDTIVVKKETLDDVLRTKADDQRRDIPKKMTFLNKNAQVKYQDMQIDADYISIDDNKNLIYARGKQDSLGKIIEPVITTQAGKKYETNEFSYNTKTKQAIAFNARTEESEGVIIAQKTKKYNDSVFAMRKADYTTDDYFIKKKDTAADYFMRAYNIKLIKTKTKSQIVTGPIQMFIEQVPTPLYLPFAILPFSDKRAAGILIPSFGEREDVGFFLNGIGYYQPIGEHFDVKVLADIYTKGSWNLRPQVNYQKKYRYSGNFTADVGTMVRGIKGLDDYTKNSTYRINWTHSQDSKANPFLTFSASVDIVSTKFYNNPLNNNYIFNQNVLNTQQNSTVTLTKRFLKLPATITGTASYSQNFATGLADLRLPQMNVAINQFYLFKSRTGIRQGLLENITVNTGFNLTNFVNTQENELFKKEMWDKMQTGLKNNIALATNTTVAKYFTFSLSANIDNALTTKTLNRFYDPVKNVTVDEINKNFTGYSTFSTSASLQTTLFGMLKFKKGSAVEAVRHMMTPSVSFTYSPDFSSPNFGYYKNYYNATGALTPYSIFEKGIIGSPSSGMQGALGFNIGNNIEMKIKSKSDSTGVKKIKIFESLNLSGSYNFAANDHPWSVFSINGQSSFFNNKLTVNTSLALEPYKIDFSSGQDSGVRTEQFGHFSVQGFNVQLSYPLSSEIFGEKTDYAKKYSSKGEVRNENYYFDDDHYAHFDQAWTLNISANYAYSKGLSRFANKIASIGLDGSIKLTPFWNINGSTHYDMVTKELAYTRIGFSRDQRSFTINFNWVPFGQYKVYDFFIGIKANILSDALKYKDRSFTQPNAPF; encoded by the coding sequence TTGGCCAAAACCGTCCTCAAAAATATATTACAAATTTTAATTATCCTAATTTTTAACAATTTTTTAGCACAGAAAACTCCTGAAAAATTGCCTAAAAATGCGGTTAATGATACTATTTCCAAAAAGGATACCATAGTTGTAAAAAAAGAAACTTTGGATGATGTTCTTCGCACAAAAGCTGATGATCAGAGAAGAGACATCCCCAAAAAGATGACTTTTCTGAACAAAAATGCGCAGGTGAAGTATCAGGATATGCAGATTGATGCAGACTATATTTCAATAGATGATAATAAAAATCTGATCTACGCCAGAGGAAAACAGGATTCTTTAGGGAAAATCATTGAACCTGTAATTACCACGCAGGCTGGAAAAAAATACGAAACCAACGAATTCAGCTATAACACAAAAACTAAACAGGCAATTGCTTTCAATGCAAGAACAGAAGAAAGTGAAGGGGTAATTATAGCTCAGAAGACCAAAAAATATAACGACTCTGTATTCGCGATGAGAAAAGCGGATTATACAACGGATGATTATTTCATTAAGAAAAAAGATACAGCTGCGGATTATTTTATGAGAGCTTACAATATTAAGCTGATTAAAACCAAAACAAAATCCCAGATCGTTACTGGACCTATCCAGATGTTTATCGAGCAGGTTCCTACACCTCTTTACCTTCCGTTTGCCATTTTACCGTTTTCAGATAAAAGAGCAGCCGGTATCCTGATTCCTAGTTTCGGGGAGAGGGAAGATGTAGGTTTTTTCCTTAACGGAATAGGGTATTACCAACCAATTGGAGAACACTTTGACGTTAAGGTCCTGGCGGATATTTATACAAAAGGAAGCTGGAATTTGCGTCCTCAGGTGAATTATCAGAAGAAATACCGTTACTCCGGAAACTTTACAGCGGATGTCGGAACCATGGTAAGAGGTATTAAAGGTTTGGATGACTATACCAAGAACAGTACATATAGAATTAACTGGACCCACTCCCAGGATTCTAAAGCCAATCCTTTTCTTACATTCAGTGCTTCTGTGGATATTGTAAGTACGAAGTTTTATAACAACCCGCTTAACAACAACTACATTTTCAACCAGAATGTATTGAATACCCAGCAGAACTCTACGGTAACCCTTACCAAAAGATTTTTGAAACTTCCGGCAACAATTACAGGAACGGCTTCTTATTCACAAAACTTTGCAACAGGATTGGCAGACCTTCGTCTTCCACAAATGAACGTAGCAATTAACCAGTTTTATCTGTTTAAATCAAGAACAGGAATAAGACAGGGTCTTCTTGAAAATATTACAGTGAATACAGGTTTCAACCTTACCAATTTTGTGAATACCCAGGAGAACGAGCTGTTTAAAAAAGAAATGTGGGACAAAATGCAGACGGGTCTTAAAAATAATATCGCATTGGCTACCAATACTACAGTGGCAAAATACTTCACATTCAGTTTAAGTGCGAATATCGACAATGCATTGACTACAAAAACCCTGAACAGATTCTATGATCCGGTAAAGAATGTAACGGTGGATGAGATCAATAAAAATTTCACAGGATATTCTACATTCTCTACTTCTGCCAGTCTTCAGACCACACTTTTCGGGATGCTGAAATTCAAAAAAGGATCTGCAGTAGAAGCGGTAAGACACATGATGACACCAAGCGTGAGCTTCACATATTCTCCAGATTTTTCAAGTCCTAATTTCGGATATTACAAAAATTATTACAATGCAACCGGAGCGTTGACTCCTTACTCTATTTTCGAAAAAGGAATCATAGGAAGCCCGTCAAGTGGTATGCAGGGTGCTTTAGGTTTCAATATCGGTAACAATATCGAGATGAAAATAAAGTCTAAGAGTGATTCTACAGGAGTTAAAAAAATCAAGATATTTGAATCTTTAAACCTTTCAGGAAGCTACAATTTTGCGGCTAATGATCATCCTTGGTCTGTATTCTCAATCAACGGTCAGTCTTCGTTCTTCAATAATAAACTTACGGTAAATACCAGTCTTGCACTGGAACCTTATAAAATAGATTTCTCTTCAGGTCAGGATTCGGGAGTAAGAACAGAACAGTTCGGGCATTTCAGTGTACAGGGATTCAATGTTCAGCTATCTTATCCTTTAAGCAGCGAAATTTTTGGAGAAAAAACAGATTATGCTAAAAAATATTCCTCAAAAGGAGAAGTCCGAAATGAAAATTACTATTTTGATGATGATCATTACGCCCACTTTGATCAGGCATGGACTTTAAACATCAGTGCCAACTATGCCTATTCAAAAGGACTGAGCCGATTTGCCAATAAGATTGCGTCTATAGGATTAGACGGGAGCATCAAGCTGACTCCTTTCTGGAATATCAACGGAAGTACACATTATGATATGGTGACTAAGGAATTGGCATATACAAGAATTGGTTTCTCAAGAGATCAGCGAAGTTTTACGATCAATTTCAACTGGGTTCCTTTCGGACAGTATAAAGTGTATGACTTCTTTATTGGTATAAAAGCCAATATCTTAAGTGACGCACTGAAGTACAAAGACAGAAGCTTTACTCAGCCTAATGCACCTTTCTAA
- a CDS encoding N-acetylmuramoyl-L-alanine amidase codes for MHKQNFKIILSFLLILTSNFIFSQKKFTIVLDAGHGGSDHGANRTYSDIGRVAEKDITLAITLKVGAMLEKNRDFKVIYTRKIDEYPSLSDRTNLANRSKADLFVSIHCNSSQRPTAYGTETYVQGPNQNNENLEVAKRENDVIFLDEKDKQTFGSYNPDSPESLIALKLQQSKYLESSLLLGGLVEDNFVNKDKRSSRGVFQKNLHVLRMNAMPSVLIETGFINHPEESHYIASDKGQSEIAESIYNAIIDYKKAVDRKSGGSISVRKPEPEKPAEVPLKNDFRILLMSSPTKYNENDPALKGLNYILTLKENGQYKYYYAVTNMASVKDINLKTAKDAGFRNAFAVGFMPNQRINMGYYTIEVYSGDKLNGNSYILQNLKDVEREKDNGVFYYTYGKVYTLEDAAKLQKELEAKGIKNTVIQKVYK; via the coding sequence ATGCACAAACAAAATTTTAAAATAATTTTATCATTTCTCCTTATCCTTACCAGTAACTTTATTTTCTCTCAGAAGAAGTTTACTATCGTTCTGGATGCGGGACACGGAGGAAGTGATCATGGGGCCAATAGGACCTATTCCGATATTGGAAGAGTCGCTGAAAAAGACATAACACTTGCCATTACGTTAAAAGTAGGCGCAATGTTAGAGAAAAACAGAGATTTCAAAGTTATATATACCCGTAAAATTGACGAGTACCCATCTCTATCTGATAGAACTAATCTGGCGAACAGGAGCAAAGCAGATCTTTTCGTATCAATTCACTGTAATTCTTCTCAAAGACCTACAGCCTATGGTACAGAAACTTATGTACAGGGACCTAACCAGAATAACGAAAATCTTGAGGTAGCCAAAAGGGAAAATGACGTGATCTTCCTGGATGAAAAAGATAAGCAGACCTTCGGATCTTATAATCCTGATTCTCCGGAATCATTGATTGCATTAAAACTTCAGCAGAGCAAATATCTGGAATCTAGTCTTCTTTTAGGAGGATTGGTAGAGGATAACTTTGTGAATAAAGATAAACGTTCCTCAAGAGGGGTTTTCCAAAAGAACCTTCACGTTCTCCGTATGAATGCCATGCCGTCTGTACTGATAGAAACAGGTTTCATCAATCACCCTGAGGAAAGTCACTATATCGCTTCAGACAAGGGACAGAGTGAAATTGCAGAAAGTATTTACAATGCTATTATTGATTATAAAAAAGCAGTTGACAGAAAATCGGGAGGTTCTATCTCAGTCAGAAAGCCGGAACCGGAAAAACCTGCAGAAGTTCCTTTGAAAAATGATTTCAGAATTCTATTAATGAGTTCGCCTACGAAATACAATGAAAATGATCCGGCTCTGAAAGGACTGAATTATATTCTTACTCTTAAGGAGAACGGACAATACAAGTATTACTATGCAGTAACAAATATGGCTTCTGTAAAAGATATTAATCTTAAAACAGCCAAGGATGCAGGCTTTAGAAATGCTTTTGCCGTAGGATTTATGCCTAATCAAAGGATTAATATGGGATATTACACGATAGAAGTATACTCCGGGGATAAACTGAATGGCAATTCTTACATCCTTCAGAACCTGAAAGATGTAGAAAGAGAAAAAGACAATGGCGTTTTTTATTATACCTATGGAAAAGTATACACGTTGGAAGATGCAGCAAAACTTCAAAAGGAACTTGAAGCTAAAGGTATCAAAAACACAGTGATACAAAAAGTGTATAAATAA